A region of the Bradysia coprophila strain Holo2 unplaced genomic scaffold, BU_Bcop_v1 contig_232, whole genome shotgun sequence genome:
AATTTACTTTTAGTACACTATCATGCAGGATAACTAAATGTGCTGGTTATGAGTATGGGTTATGGGATTCATATATCCTGCACTAAAAGACAATGCAAAATCACACCAATAACGGAAAGTAAGTTTTGACACTAGTGTGAAAGCGAAATTCGTTTCGGCTCTAGTACTGAAATGAGGTGGGGATTTTTGACACTGGTGCTCGCCTTCGGTTCGTATTCGGATTCTCATATCTAATGCGTGAAACAACACCAATGTACTATTGCTATGTATCACATTAAACATATGGGAGGTTTGAAGAACTTTCGAAAGCTTGGAGCTCTTTTCGATTCCATTGGAAAAATAGGAGATTTCCGGGGAATACAATGGAAGTTCAAGGCTTTCCAAGCAAATGTGACACGTTGTATTGGTTTAACACGCAAGTGATGTGTGTCTCGCTCGATAGCTTATTCAATGTTTTATGCGACAGACATAACTGCTGTACTGCTGTATTAAGCCAAAACATCAAATTGCATTTGTGTCTTTGATTCAAAGAACTTCAAAGCCCTGCAAAAGACACAAACAATAACGGTGTTTTGGCCTAAGCCGGCAGAAATTGAAAGTGGATATAAGAACAAGAGCAGGGGTTGTGAACTTGAAATTGTTTACGGGCCACGAGTTAGAAAGTTTAATGAGGAgttgaaattcatttaaactatgattcgctagagtTGTTCGTGTGCAAAATTGTATAGTGTTAATGGAGCGTTGTACCAGTATCTCTGTAGCCATGTCctgatatttttgaactgtattttaatggaaaacgAAAGAcgttttcgattttctctCAGACCGAAACAGTGGCTGAATATCTTACTATAAGAACTGGATATGCCGACCACATAccatttcaaataattacTCGGAAATATATTTGGTTTACAGGAATCTATAGTGTTTTGAGCTAGGATAAGTCACCTCCATTCAGACttaattaaaacgatttttttctttcttgccTCTTTCAGGTCATGGTAACATAGCTCCACGTACAACGTTGGGACGAATCGTTACATTAGCGTACGCAATTTTGGGTATTCCATTAACGCTGGTGTATTTGTCGAGTACGGGAGGAGTGCTAGCACGTGTTGCAAGAGGTGTATTTTCGAAGTGAGTGAACTAACTCTATTTTCAGCTGCACTTCAGCGGAATAACATTATAACGGAGAGTATAATGGGtctgtttgttttaattatcGTGTCGACAGTAAATTTATTGGTAATTATGGGTAAAGTAAACATTTGACCGTAATATTGACGATATGGCGCGGTTCAATAAAGTGGTCACAtaaatttttccttcaaattaaCGAATGCAAATTCCGCATGATAAAATCggttatttattttatgaataaaatctAACGCCAGCAGCAGCACGATAAATGACCATTTCAATTTGGAAAGTGTAAATACGTTCGGTTTTGCACATTTGATTTAGTTCGAATGCAAATACGTGGTTGAGGCTCGTTTTAAGTCAATACATTGCAAATAGTCCAGCTGAACGGCAGCATCCACTACTGTAACTCTTAACTATTTTTCTCAACCTCTAAGCTTTTCTCGATTTAGTTTTCCCTTGTAGCTTCAATTGCTTACGTCAATGgagacaaaaaataattttttttaccaatcTTAGAGCCCTGTGTTGCTGCTTATGCTCGAATTGCGGATACTGTTGCTACGACGAGAAACGAATGGCCGAAAAGGAACGTCGAATGAAAAAGAAACGCCAACAGGAGGAACTGAAGGCACAACAGCTAGCATTACAGGAACCATATTACGTTCGATCGGGATCGCTTCATAACAATTTACATTCACCGGACAAGCAATTCCAACTGTCCGAAGTTGATTCACTCAGCATATCAGAATCTAGGACATCGATGCACGGTCTAAGTCTACTAGCACCGATCTTGTTATGCTTCTCCATGATGGTAATATACATTGTGCTCGGCGCAATTGCTCTATGTCGACTGGAAGGTTGGCCGTTTCTGGACGGAATTTACTTTTGCTTTATGAGCTTATCGACGATTGGATTTGGTGATCTTGTTCCTGGATTGAAAAAGGAATCGACGACAACGACATGGTTCTGTTCGGTGTACATTATGTCCGGAATGGCATTGACAGCAATGTGCTTTAATGTCTTGCACGAAGAAATTGTCCATCGAGTGAAACATGTTGTCGAAATTAAAAAGCGACCAATGTCCAACGAAGAACGAGACTATTTAGCTTCCTGACGGTACGAAAAGAACACAAATTTATATCAACGAAACCCGACTGAGGAGACGTTGATTTCTGGTGAGTTCTTTAGCCGGACTAATCAGTTAACATTCGCTTAACTCTAAATCACTCTAGGAACACCAACGTCTCTGATATTCGGCCAAGATCCTGATATCAGCCAACTTCATGTGCTGAAAGATTGTAGCAATCATGCGTTGGGACATGAACTAGTTCCCATTGTTACGATGAGCGATCAGTCGATTTTACCGGAGATGTTGGACAATTTACCCCAGCTGCAGCCAATTCAACAATGCATCGGCTCGAATATACTGACCGGAGTTTATACACTGCCAGAAGAGACAGAACTGGAGGTTGAAGAGAATACAACAATGTAAGGTGAGCAACAgccattttttaattgaatgaatgTGGGATATACGTTGACATGCAATTCATTCGATAGTGCTCAGTACTCAGTTTGAATTTCTAATAGAAATTTAAGATGCGAATTAGATTCGAATTAGATTGGGCCTTAGATTCTTCAGTTAAGGTATCAATCGTGCGTGAGTCTTGTTATCAATTTTAAATAGCTTTAGCGAGCTTTAACCAATGTAAAATTTCAGTGTGCCACGCCAAATTCGGAAAAGCTACCATTACAAAGCACTAAATGGTGGTAGAGTCATTGACTGACTGATACGTACAAGCCCAgtctgttaccaaaaaaaaatctctccatcCACCACCCTTCAAAACTACTTTTCcattcgaattttatttaccaCAAAATGTTAGTCTCATTACTCATTGAAGCGTACATTATAAACCTGACACGAAATCGATCGTACTGACGTTTCCAGATTAAAACCACTTCGTTCACTTGCTCATTCCCATTTACATGTACACAAACACAATGGTATACCGCGTATATATGTATCGATGGCATGCAAAACATTTGGACCATGTATGCTTTAAGATTGTCAATCGGAAGCACTTTCCAGgaatattttggaaatgatGTTCAATCAATCAATGTTTGGTCGTttgaataaaatggaaattttgtggaTTAACTTATCTGTAGAGGCATTAGTTTGATGGTGCAATTATCCTTATTGTGTTGAGATTTtagaaaaggattttttttctccttatGAGGCAATCAATAAGTAatccgttaaa
Encoded here:
- the LOC119076519 gene encoding potassium channel subfamily K member 18 yields the protein MADKDSGRYRYESYPSLATKQHNNGPNQLVKNEPPSTLKTACSNGNIDQSKSEKSKRCCSCMGPKATSFWVGLLTNLGICTLLFGYTLLGSFIFLAIEGGASTMQQRTLASTNRQLLRPPPQSRLDNVSLSQATVNEATEARQRTVENIWDITVSLNILYRENWTRLAALEIARFQDQLIKRITDEMTAQLEGNNVPLTGAVMYPQSNVPEFDWTFARAFLYSLTVLTTIGHGNIAPRTTLGRIVTLAYAILGIPLTLVYLSSTGGVLARVARGVFSKALCCCLCSNCGYCCYDEKRMAEKERRMKKKRQQEELKAQQLALQEPYYVRSGSLHNNLHSPDKQFQLSEVDSLSISESRTSMHGLSLLAPILLCFSMMVIYIVLGAIALCRLEGWPFLDGIYFCFMSLSTIGFGDLVPGLKKESTTTTWFCSVYIMSGMALTAMCFNVLHEEIVHRVKHVVEIKKRPMSNEERDYLAS